The following are encoded together in the Kingella negevensis genome:
- the fabI gene encoding enoyl-ACP reductase FabI: MAFLKGKKILITGMISDRSIAYGIAKACHEQGAELAFTYVVDKLEDRVRKLAAEFGSELVFRCDVQSDEEIAQTFADLGKHWDGLDGLVHAIAFAPKEALSGDFLDSISREAFNTAHEVSAYSLPALAKAARPMMQGRNGSILALTYLGAVRAVPNYNVMGMAKASLEAGVRFTAACLGKEGIRCNGISAGPIKTLAAAGIADFSKLLNHVAEQNPLRRNVTTEEVGNAAAFLLSDLASGITGEITYVDGGYSINALADTE; this comes from the coding sequence ATGGCTTTCTTAAAAGGCAAAAAAATCTTGATTACAGGCATGATTTCAGACCGTTCAATCGCTTACGGTATTGCAAAAGCATGCCATGAACAAGGCGCAGAATTGGCGTTCACTTATGTGGTAGATAAATTGGAAGATCGCGTGCGCAAATTGGCGGCGGAATTTGGTTCAGAATTGGTGTTCCGTTGCGATGTGCAAAGCGATGAAGAAATCGCGCAAACTTTTGCGGATTTAGGCAAACATTGGGACGGTTTAGATGGTTTGGTTCACGCGATTGCGTTTGCGCCAAAAGAAGCTTTGAGCGGCGATTTTTTGGATAGCATTTCGCGCGAAGCGTTCAATACAGCGCATGAAGTTTCTGCGTACAGCTTGCCAGCATTGGCAAAAGCGGCGCGCCCGATGATGCAAGGTCGCAATGGCTCTATCTTGGCTTTGACTTACTTGGGCGCGGTTCGTGCAGTGCCAAACTACAATGTGATGGGCATGGCAAAAGCGAGCTTGGAAGCGGGTGTTCGTTTCACGGCGGCTTGCTTGGGCAAAGAAGGTATCCGTTGCAATGGTATTTCTGCAGGTCCTATCAAAACTTTGGCGGCGGCTGGGATTGCGGATTTCAGCAAATTGTTGAACCACGTTGCGGAACAAAATCCGTTACGCCGCAATGTAACCACTGAAGAAGTGGGCAATGCAGCAGCATTCTTGTTGTCTGACTTGGCTTCTGGTATCACGGGTGAAATTACTTACGTGGACGGTGGCTACAGTATTAACGCTTTGGCAGATACTGAGTAA
- a CDS encoding RNA methyltransferase has protein sequence MTQAQPIPDYLANIRIVLSRTSHPANIGAAARAMKTMGLSQLVLVAPNIMETPMTPEPPVFNPDDVANFRLPEESFILASGAVDVLENAKIVATLPEALYGTVLSCALTSRRRELTSPLKTPRELTPELLVAAQAGQQVALVFGNETFGLSIDEVQECNRLMTIAGNPNYFSLNLAQAVQVVCYEIFSQTHADLSHLIPERNLATADQVAGMVQHLQSAMEQMDFFRKRNAERMMRRLHSLFNRANTTTEDIDILRGFFNMVQTKLPKDKSDT, from the coding sequence ATGACACAAGCACAACCTATCCCCGATTATCTCGCCAATATCCGCATCGTCTTATCCCGCACCAGCCACCCAGCCAACATCGGTGCCGCCGCGCGCGCCATGAAAACCATGGGTTTGAGCCAACTCGTACTCGTCGCGCCCAACATCATGGAAACGCCGATGACACCCGAACCGCCCGTGTTTAATCCAGACGATGTCGCCAATTTCAGGCTGCCTGAAGAAAGTTTCATTCTCGCGTCAGGCGCAGTAGATGTGCTGGAAAACGCCAAAATTGTCGCCACGCTGCCTGAAGCCTTGTACGGCACAGTTCTAAGCTGCGCACTCACCAGCCGTCGCCGCGAACTCACCAGCCCATTGAAAACCCCACGCGAACTCACACCAGAATTGCTCGTCGCCGCGCAAGCAGGGCAGCAAGTCGCTCTGGTATTTGGCAACGAAACTTTCGGCTTGAGCATTGACGAAGTGCAAGAATGCAACCGCTTGATGACGATTGCAGGCAATCCCAACTACTTCTCACTCAATCTCGCCCAAGCCGTGCAAGTGGTTTGCTACGAAATTTTCAGCCAAACCCACGCCGATTTGAGCCATCTGATTCCTGAGCGCAATCTTGCCACCGCCGACCAAGTGGCAGGCATGGTTCAGCATTTGCAAAGCGCCATGGAGCAAATGGATTTCTTCCGCAAACGCAACGCCGAACGCATGATGCGCCGCTTGCATTCTCTGTTTAACCGTGCCAACACGACTACGGAAGACATTGATATTCTGCGCGGTTTTTTCAATATGGTTCAGACCAAGTTACCTAAAGACAAATCTGACACATAA
- a CDS encoding RidA family protein, whose translation MSKTIIHTDKAPAAIGAYSQAVRAGNTVYVSGQIPLVPETMQLVSDDFEEQAHQVFKNLRAVCEAAGGNLNDIVKVNAYLTDLANFATFNRVMEEYFAQPFPARAAVGVASLPRGAAVEAEAVLVLE comes from the coding sequence ATGAGCAAAACAATTATTCATACAGACAAAGCCCCTGCAGCAATTGGTGCGTACAGCCAAGCGGTTCGCGCTGGGAATACGGTGTATGTGAGCGGTCAAATTCCGCTTGTGCCTGAAACGATGCAACTGGTTTCTGATGATTTTGAGGAACAAGCGCATCAAGTGTTTAAAAATTTACGCGCTGTGTGCGAAGCGGCAGGTGGCAACTTGAACGATATTGTGAAAGTGAATGCGTATTTAACGGATTTGGCGAACTTCGCAACGTTTAACCGTGTGATGGAAGAGTATTTTGCTCAACCGTTTCCTGCTCGTGCGGCGGTGGGTGTGGCTTCTTTGCCACGCGGTGCGGCGGTGGAAGCTGAAGCGGTTTTGGTTTTGGAATAA